GGTTTGTTCGGATGAGGCGAATGTTCTTAAATTCACTAACAGATCGGTATCTCTGTCTGTTCCGCTTTTTAATTTCTCGATTTTCTCATTCCAGTTATCAAGAGGAAAAATTCCAATATTTTCTTCCGGTCCGATTGTAACAATAACAGTTTTATTCGCTTCCTCACTGAATTTTTTTTTGAATGGAGAAGGAATAATGATCCATTTGTTCTTATTCACCGAATTTGTGTATGTGCCTAAAAATTCCCCTGACATTCTGCTCTCCATCTCAAAAATGAGATTTACTGAGATTTTATGAGAAAACACGGGTAAAATTTGAGAATCGCATATATGGAGTCAAGCATTTTTTTATTTTTTTTACATTTTATGAGAAAAAAATATTTTCATCGTTCCTGATCCTTGTTAATAATGCAATTCCAAACAAAAAAAATAATTTGGAAATTGATACAGGAAACTTGATTCATTGTTTGTCGCAATACTGTAGAATTTCAGATTTCACATTTTTAGATTTTATAAATATTTTAACTTAAAAATATAAAAAATCATTGACCGATATTCCAAGTTTTAGAAAAATATTTTCGTGAAGTATGTTTTTTTTGATTGGGAGTAG
Above is a window of Candidatus Cloacimonadota bacterium DNA encoding:
- a CDS encoding protein MraZ → MSGEFLGTYTNSVNKNKWIIIPSPFKKKFSEEANKTVIVTIGPEENIGIFPLDNWNEKIEKLKSGTDRDTDLLVNLRTFASSEQTIEKSGRIKISNELLEIAGITEKVIIKGEGNYISVWNPEKYVDFRNEKLKVHKKSFNTQDYQK